A portion of the Micromonospora vinacea genome contains these proteins:
- a CDS encoding winged helix-turn-helix domain-containing protein — translation MPIPTGGYREVAEDLAARIKSGEYAAGERLPTYSELSNLYDVSVTTVQRAIIVLQTRGLVVGLQGRGLWVAEDVGSPRSLDEE, via the coding sequence ATGCCCATACCTACCGGCGGATACCGCGAGGTGGCCGAGGACCTCGCCGCTCGGATCAAGAGCGGCGAGTACGCGGCAGGGGAGCGTCTGCCCACCTACAGCGAACTATCGAACCTCTATGACGTCAGTGTGACCACGGTCCAACGGGCGATCATCGTTCTTCAGACACGCGGCTTGGTGGTGGGTCTCCAGGGCCGTGGCCTCTGGGTCGCCGAAGACGTGGGATCTCCTCGATCACTTGATGAGGAGTAG
- a CDS encoding DUF1062 domain-containing protein translates to MLKNWAVVPTCLPIVQRRCHACPSQRLRASGKFRVNANHKLLDVWLLALCIECGETAKLTVLGRMTVRSIPPELLDRLHANDPGLIAELLQEPAVQHRNRFALDWTDAWRLDTGGSEHLDLDVIDVAVRNAARIPVRPTRLIAEGCGLSRGEVDRLITEGKVVSAFRLGGKLSGDFTFTLKR, encoded by the coding sequence GTGCTCAAAAATTGGGCCGTCGTGCCCACCTGCCTGCCCATCGTTCAGCGCCGTTGCCACGCGTGCCCGTCCCAACGCCTTCGGGCGAGCGGCAAGTTCCGTGTCAACGCCAACCACAAGCTCCTCGACGTCTGGCTTCTCGCGCTCTGCATCGAGTGCGGGGAGACGGCGAAGCTCACCGTCCTGGGCCGGATGACGGTGCGCTCCATCCCACCCGAACTGCTGGACCGGCTCCACGCCAACGACCCGGGCCTGATCGCCGAACTGCTCCAGGAGCCGGCCGTTCAGCACCGAAACCGGTTCGCCCTGGACTGGACCGACGCCTGGCGTCTCGACACCGGCGGATCGGAGCACCTGGACCTCGACGTGATCGACGTCGCGGTCCGCAACGCGGCGCGGATCCCGGTCCGGCCGACCCGACTGATCGCTGAGGGTTGCGGTCTCTCCCGGGGCGAGGTCGACCGACTGATCACGGAGGGGAAGGTCGTCTCGGCGTTCCGGTTGGGCGGCAAGCTCTCCGGCGACTTCACCTTCACCCTCAAACGCTGA
- a CDS encoding Gfo/Idh/MocA family oxidoreductase: protein MAKALRVGLLGYGLAGRVFHAPLIAATPGLRLDAIVTRDPQRREQARQHFPDARLVDDADELWRTPDALDLVVVATPNRQHVPMARAALAAGLPVVVDKPLSPTAAEGRLLIDEATERGVPLTVFQNRRWDGDFLTVRRLVEQGELGQVLRFESRFERFRPTIKPGWRELAGPEEAGGALFDLGAHLVDQAVQLFGSVDRVYAEVDRRRAGAAVDDDAFVALTHANGVHSHLWMGAVTAQLGPRLRVLGDRAGYTSYGLDVQEAALHDGGRPDQPGWGEVPPERYGLLGVDGDLRPVPTEPGAYQSFYAQVAAALRDGAPMPVDPRDSVHTVELIELAHRSAAEGVVLPVPTA from the coding sequence ATGGCGAAGGCGCTGCGGGTTGGTCTGCTGGGATACGGGCTGGCGGGCCGGGTGTTCCACGCGCCGCTGATCGCCGCGACCCCCGGGCTGCGGCTCGACGCCATCGTGACCCGCGACCCGCAGCGTCGCGAGCAGGCCCGACAGCACTTCCCGGACGCCCGCCTGGTCGACGACGCCGACGAGCTGTGGCGTACCCCGGACGCCCTGGACCTGGTCGTGGTGGCGACGCCGAACCGTCAGCACGTGCCGATGGCCCGCGCGGCGCTCGCCGCCGGCCTGCCGGTCGTCGTCGACAAGCCCCTCTCCCCGACCGCGGCGGAGGGCCGCCTGCTGATCGACGAGGCGACCGAGCGGGGGGTGCCGCTGACGGTCTTCCAGAACCGGCGCTGGGACGGCGACTTCCTGACCGTCCGCCGCCTGGTCGAGCAGGGCGAGTTGGGGCAGGTGCTGCGCTTCGAGTCCCGGTTCGAGCGGTTCCGTCCGACGATCAAGCCGGGCTGGCGGGAGCTTGCCGGTCCGGAGGAGGCCGGCGGCGCCCTCTTCGACCTCGGCGCCCACCTCGTCGACCAGGCGGTGCAGCTGTTCGGCAGTGTCGACCGCGTCTACGCGGAGGTGGACCGTCGCCGCGCGGGCGCAGCCGTCGACGACGACGCCTTCGTGGCGTTGACCCACGCCAACGGGGTCCACTCGCACCTGTGGATGGGCGCGGTGACCGCCCAACTCGGGCCGCGCCTGCGCGTGCTGGGCGACCGGGCCGGCTACACCAGCTACGGGCTGGACGTGCAGGAGGCGGCGCTGCACGACGGCGGCCGACCGGACCAGCCGGGCTGGGGCGAGGTCCCGCCGGAGCGCTACGGCCTGCTCGGCGTCGACGGTGACCTGCGGCCGGTGCCGACCGAGCCCGGCGCGTACCAGAGCTTCTACGCCCAGGTGGCGGCTGCGCTGCGCGACGGCGCCCCGATGCCGGTGGACCCACGGGACTCGGTGCACACCGTCGAGTTGATCGAGTTGGCGCACCGGTCGGCGGCCGAGGGCGTGGTCCTGCCGGTCCCGACCGCCTGA
- a CDS encoding response regulator transcription factor encodes MSSVTRVVLAEDEVLLREGLVALLTRFDFTVCAAVGSAPELLAAARDHRPDLVLTDIRMPPGRRDDGLRAAVALRAERPDLPVVVLSQYVQTGYAAALLDSGDGQRVGYLLKDRVAEVTEFVDTLRRVADGGTAIDPDVVRQLLHRPRDPLAALSAREREVLALLAEGRSNASIAGRLHVSEAAVGKHVGNILLKLDLPPSDDTNRRVLAVLTYLRADPAS; translated from the coding sequence ATGTCGTCGGTGACCCGGGTGGTGCTCGCCGAGGACGAGGTGCTGCTGCGGGAGGGTCTCGTCGCCCTGCTGACCCGCTTCGACTTCACAGTGTGCGCGGCCGTCGGCTCCGCGCCGGAGCTGCTGGCGGCGGCCCGCGACCACCGCCCGGACCTGGTGCTGACCGACATCCGGATGCCGCCGGGCCGCCGCGACGACGGGCTACGCGCGGCCGTCGCGCTACGCGCCGAGCGACCCGACCTCCCGGTCGTGGTGCTCAGCCAGTACGTGCAGACCGGGTACGCGGCGGCGCTGCTGGACAGCGGCGACGGCCAACGGGTGGGCTACCTGCTCAAGGACCGCGTCGCCGAGGTCACCGAGTTCGTCGACACGCTGCGCCGGGTCGCCGACGGCGGCACCGCCATCGACCCGGACGTGGTCCGGCAACTACTGCACCGCCCCCGCGACCCGCTCGCCGCGCTCTCCGCCCGGGAACGCGAGGTGCTGGCGCTGCTCGCCGAGGGGCGGTCCAACGCGTCGATCGCCGGCCGGCTGCACGTCAGCGAGGCGGCGGTCGGCAAGCACGTCGGCAACATCCTGCTGAAGCTCGACCTGCCGCCCAGCGACGACACCAACCGGCGGGTGTTGGCGGTCCTCACCTACCTGCGCGCCGACCCGGCGAGCTGA
- a CDS encoding sensor histidine kinase: MTTEHSSHLAEALRRRRWLISAWPWRALAYLVTTVPIAGFLAVGLLVIGGPMLPVFSTLRRHGRPPSIALMLFLITGSVVLVALAPLLSFAVAAVERWRVRLVDGRPLASSPWPGLAARYRSAATWREVAYLFWLGGFTPVAYWVFLILVLLDLGMISSPWLAGDANQPVVIWQPIDSTGEAIPYAIVGVLLIPVLWYAIGLLAAVQAAVARWALAHPVDAAALREVARSRTRLVGAYEAERRRIERDLHDGAQPRLTSLTLQLGLAQLDVPEDSPAARPLAVAHDQARGLMVMLRQLVHGIRPQSLTDLGLAGAVRELADAATIPVTVHADPHDELPEIVETTAYFVVSEALGNVARHAGATRADVRLTRAGGDLVVEVTDDGHGGADPARGTGLTGLADRVAAVDGRLLLSSPPGGPTVLRVEMPCRR; the protein is encoded by the coding sequence ATGACCACGGAACACAGTTCGCACCTGGCCGAGGCGCTACGCCGCCGCCGCTGGCTGATCTCCGCGTGGCCCTGGCGCGCGCTGGCCTACCTGGTCACCACAGTGCCGATCGCCGGGTTCCTCGCCGTCGGGCTGCTCGTCATCGGCGGCCCCATGCTGCCCGTCTTCAGCACGCTCCGGCGGCACGGCCGACCGCCGAGCATCGCGCTGATGCTGTTCCTGATTACCGGCAGCGTCGTCCTGGTGGCGTTGGCCCCGCTCCTGAGCTTCGCGGTGGCCGCCGTCGAGCGGTGGCGGGTCCGGCTCGTCGACGGCCGTCCGTTGGCCTCGTCGCCGTGGCCGGGCCTGGCCGCCCGCTACCGCAGCGCCGCGACCTGGCGGGAGGTGGCGTACCTGTTCTGGCTGGGCGGCTTCACTCCTGTCGCGTACTGGGTGTTCCTGATCCTGGTGCTGCTCGACCTCGGGATGATCTCCAGCCCCTGGCTGGCCGGCGACGCCAACCAGCCGGTGGTGATCTGGCAGCCGATCGACAGCACCGGCGAGGCCATTCCGTACGCGATAGTGGGGGTGCTGCTGATCCCGGTGCTCTGGTACGCCATCGGTCTGCTCGCCGCCGTCCAGGCCGCCGTGGCCCGGTGGGCACTGGCCCATCCGGTGGACGCGGCGGCGCTGCGCGAGGTCGCCCGCTCCCGCACCCGACTGGTCGGCGCGTACGAGGCCGAACGCCGCCGCATCGAGCGCGACCTGCACGACGGCGCACAGCCCCGGCTCACCAGCCTCACCCTCCAACTGGGGCTGGCCCAGCTGGACGTACCCGAGGACTCCCCCGCCGCCCGACCGCTCGCCGTGGCGCACGACCAGGCCCGGGGCCTGATGGTGATGCTGCGGCAGTTGGTGCACGGCATCCGCCCGCAGAGCCTCACCGACCTCGGCCTGGCCGGCGCCGTACGCGAACTGGCCGACGCCGCCACCATCCCGGTCACCGTGCACGCCGACCCGCACGACGAGTTGCCGGAGATCGTGGAGACCACCGCCTACTTCGTGGTCTCCGAGGCGCTGGGCAACGTGGCCCGGCACGCCGGGGCGACCCGCGCCGACGTACGCCTCACCCGGGCCGGCGGTGACCTCGTCGTCGAGGTGACCGACGACGGTCACGGCGGCGCCGACCCGGCCCGGGGCACCGGCCTGACTGGGCTCGCCGACCGGGTCGCCGCCGTGGACGGCCGGCTGCTGCTGTCCAGCCCGCCCGGCGGGCCTACAGTGCTCCGGGTGGAAATGCCATGTCGTCGGTGA